The Streptomyces griseiscabiei genomic sequence GTTCCCGGACGGCAGCTTCGGCGCCATCGCGTCGTCGCCGACCCGGGCCTCGTAGACCAGAGCCGAGACGCACGCGGCCAGCTCCGCCGGCCCGAGCCCTTCCCAGACACCGGCCCGCAGGCACTCACTGGCGAGCAGATCCAGCTCGCCGTAGAGCCGCGCGAGCCGCTTGCCGTGCTCGGTGACCTCGTCACCCCGCAGATAGTCCAGCTCGGTCAGCAGCGCCACGATCCGGTCGAAGGTCCGCGCGATCGTGTTCGTGCGCCCCTCGATCCGCCGCTCCAGCTGCGCGGTGTCCCGCTTGAGCCGGTAGTACCGCTCGGCCCACCGCGCGTGGTCCTCGCGGTCGTTGCACCCATGGCACGGATGCGCCCGCAGGTCGGCGCGCAGCCGTGCGATCTCCCGGTCGTCCGCGGCGGCGGCTCTGCGCTTGCGGTGCCGGTCGGGCACGAGATGCCCGGCCTTGGTGCGCAGCGCGGACGCCAGGTCCCGCCGGGACTGGGGCGAGCGCGGGTTGAAGGACTTCGGGATCCGCATCCGCTCCAGGGCCTCCACCGGCACCGGGAAGTCCATCGACGCCAGCCGCTTGACCTGCCGCTCGGCGGTCAGCACCAGCGGACGCGGCCCGTCGTGCTGCTCGAACCCCCGGTGGCCGTTGGACCGCCCGGCGGGCAGTCCCGGGTCCAGGACCAGCGCCAGACCGGCGTACTTCCCCGTCGGCACATGGATGACATCGCCGGGCTTGAGCCGCTCCAGCGCGACGGCGGCCTCGGCGCGCCGCTGGGCGGCCCCCTGCTTGGCCAGCTCGGTCTCGCGGTCCTTCAGCTCCCGCCTGAGGCGCGCGTACTCCTCGAAGTCCCCGAGGTGACAGGTCATGGACTCCTGGTAGCCCTCCAGACCCTCCTCGTTGCGCTGCACCTGCCGGGAGATCCCGACGACCGACTTGTCGGCCTGGAACTGCGCGAACGAGGTCTCCAGCAGCTCGCGCGAGCGGTGCCGCCCGAACTGCTCCACCAGGTTGACCGCCATGTTGTACGACGGCTTGAAGCTGGAGCGCAGCGGATACGTACGGGTGCCGGCGAGCCCGGCCAGCTGGTCGGGGTTCATCCCGCGCTGCCAGAGCACCACCGCGTGGCCCTCGACGTCGATGCCGCGCCGGCCGGCGCGCCCCGTGAGCTGGGTGTACTCACCGGGGGTGATGTCGGCGTGCTGCTCGCCGTTCCACTTGACGAGCTTCTCCAACACCACCGAGCGGGCGGGCATGTTGATGCCGAGCGCGAGGGTCTCGGTGGCGAACACGGCCTTGACCAGGCCGCGTACGAAGAGTTCCTCGACGACCTCCTTGAACGTCGGCAGCATGCCCGCGTGATGGGCCGCGATCCCGCGCTCCAGGCCCTCCAGCCACTCGTAGTAGCCGAGGACATGGAGGTCCTCGTTCGGGATGGAGGCGGTGCGCTCCTCGACGAGGGCGCGCACCTTGAGCCGGGACTCGTCGTCGTTCAGCCGAAGGCCGGCGTACAGGCACTGCTGGACGGCGGCCTCGCAGGCGGCCCGGCTGAAGATGAAGGTGATGGCGGGCAACAGGCCTTCGGAGTCGAGCCGTTCGATGACCTCGGGCCGGCTCGGGATCCAGATCCTCGACCGCTGTCTGCGCTCGCGCTCCCGGTCGGCCTCGCGCATCGACCGGCCGCGCCGGCGGTCCTGGTAGGAGGGCCGGCTGGCCTCCATCCGCGCCATCCGGGTGAGGTCGGGGTTGACGGCCTTCCTGCTGCCCTCGCCCTCCTCGAAGAGGTCGTACATCCGCCGTCCGGCCAGCACATGCTGGAACAGCGGTACGGGCCGGTGCTCGGAGACGATCACATCGGTGTCACCGCGCACGGTGTCCAGCCAGTCGCCGAACTCCTCGGCGTTGGACACGGTGGCCGAGAGCGAGACGAGGGTGACCGACTCGGGAAGGTGGATGATCACCTCTTCCCACACCGCGCCCCGGAAGCGGTCGGAGAGGTAGTGCACCTCGTCCATGACCACATAGCCGAGGCCCAGGAGGGTCCGGGAGCCCGCGTACAGCATGTTCCGCAGCACCTCGGTGGTCATCACGACCACGGGGGCGTCGGAGTTGACGCTGTTGTCACCGGTGAGCAGGCCGACCTTGTCGGCGCCGTAGCGGCGGCACAGGTCGGCGTACTTCTGGTTCGACAGCGCCT encodes the following:
- a CDS encoding DEAD/DEAH box helicase, whose translation is MIVLLSVGPGTLESTMTEDLSPAERYAAARTRAAEQATALAGFRAMYDFGLDPFQIEACQALEAGKGVLVAAPTGSGKTIVGEFAVHLALQQGKKCFYTTPIKALSNQKYADLCRRYGADKVGLLTGDNSVNSDAPVVVMTTEVLRNMLYAGSRTLLGLGYVVMDEVHYLSDRFRGAVWEEVIIHLPESVTLVSLSATVSNAEEFGDWLDTVRGDTDVIVSEHRPVPLFQHVLAGRRMYDLFEEGEGSRKAVNPDLTRMARMEASRPSYQDRRRGRSMREADRERERRQRSRIWIPSRPEVIERLDSEGLLPAITFIFSRAACEAAVQQCLYAGLRLNDDESRLKVRALVEERTASIPNEDLHVLGYYEWLEGLERGIAAHHAGMLPTFKEVVEELFVRGLVKAVFATETLALGINMPARSVVLEKLVKWNGEQHADITPGEYTQLTGRAGRRGIDVEGHAVVLWQRGMNPDQLAGLAGTRTYPLRSSFKPSYNMAVNLVEQFGRHRSRELLETSFAQFQADKSVVGISRQVQRNEEGLEGYQESMTCHLGDFEEYARLRRELKDRETELAKQGAAQRRAEAAVALERLKPGDVIHVPTGKYAGLALVLDPGLPAGRSNGHRGFEQHDGPRPLVLTAERQVKRLASMDFPVPVEALERMRIPKSFNPRSPQSRRDLASALRTKAGHLVPDRHRKRRAAAADDREIARLRADLRAHPCHGCNDREDHARWAERYYRLKRDTAQLERRIEGRTNTIARTFDRIVALLTELDYLRGDEVTEHGKRLARLYGELDLLASECLRAGVWEGLGPAELAACVSALVYEARVGDDAMAPKLPSGNAKAALGEMVRIWGRLDALEEEFRITQSEGVGQREPDLGFAWAAYMWASGSGLDEVLREAEMPAGDFVRWCKQVIDVLGQIAAAAPAGSTVGKSARKGVDGLLRGVVAYSSVG